The Desulfonatronovibrio magnus genome segment ACTCATGGGCATCATAATGTTGAATTCATCCATTGACACACATCTTGAAGCATCCAGGATTTCCATTTCCAAGGGACTTCCATTTTCATCAAGATGAAGAATAACCCCCTCCTTCATGTCAAAGGA includes the following:
- a CDS encoding DUF2283 domain-containing protein produces the protein MKIQYSQDADVLVISFKEGQPVDSFDMKEGVILHLDENGSPLEMEILDASRCVSMDEFNIMMPMS